Proteins encoded together in one Chitinophaga varians window:
- the ggt gene encoding gamma-glutamyltransferase, with amino-acid sequence MRYQIMLGLVVSCFYTASAQSPIQQLRPYDYQIEKNITVPHGAVVSAHPLASRVGAMILQQGGNAVDAAIATQLALAVVYPGAGNLGGGGFMVARLANGTQVALDYRETAPAKASRDMYLDSAGNPITTLSLDGHLAAGIPGTVAGLFASMKYARLPFAKLIAPAILLAEKGFAITASEASNLNAYKADFQRLNTQPTAFVKEQPWKEGDTLIQKDLAHTLTLIRNKGAAGFYEGETAANIVAEMQRGHGIMTLADLKNYKARERKALSFNYKGYTIVTMPLPSSGGICLQQMMGMMENYPVAQWGFHSPQAVQLMIEVERRAYADRARYLGDPDFVKVPVAQLTSKKYLATRMADFAPGKAGSSETTKAGTFPESEETTHLSIIDDKGNAVAVTTTLNGHYGSRTVAGKAGFLLNNEMDDFSVKPGVPNMYGLVGTEANAIAPGKRMLSSMTPTIVLQGKQPLYSLGTPGGSTIITSVFQTLMNTLEFGLSPADAINKPKFHHQWLPDEIAVERDFPEEVITALQQMGYKVVKRNPIGRSEIIKRTPGTHMLDAAGDKRGDDSAAGY; translated from the coding sequence ATGCGTTATCAGATCATGTTGGGCCTGGTGGTAAGCTGTTTCTATACAGCCAGTGCCCAGTCCCCGATTCAACAGCTCCGGCCTTATGACTATCAGATTGAGAAAAACATCACCGTACCGCATGGGGCGGTAGTATCCGCACATCCGCTGGCCAGCCGCGTAGGCGCCATGATCTTGCAGCAGGGCGGCAATGCCGTAGATGCGGCCATCGCTACCCAGCTGGCGCTGGCCGTAGTATATCCCGGCGCCGGTAACCTCGGCGGCGGTGGTTTTATGGTGGCCCGTCTCGCCAACGGCACACAGGTAGCGCTGGACTACCGGGAAACAGCGCCGGCCAAAGCCAGCAGGGACATGTACCTCGACAGCGCCGGCAATCCCATTACTACACTGAGCCTCGACGGCCATCTCGCCGCCGGCATCCCCGGCACGGTGGCCGGCCTCTTCGCGTCCATGAAATATGCCAGGCTGCCTTTCGCCAAACTGATAGCCCCTGCTATCCTGCTGGCAGAAAAAGGTTTCGCCATCACCGCCTCGGAAGCTTCCAACCTCAATGCCTATAAAGCCGATTTCCAGCGTCTCAATACCCAACCCACCGCTTTCGTAAAAGAACAGCCCTGGAAAGAAGGTGATACACTTATACAGAAAGACCTCGCCCATACGCTGACGCTTATACGAAACAAGGGCGCAGCAGGCTTCTACGAAGGGGAAACGGCCGCCAATATTGTAGCTGAGATGCAGCGGGGCCATGGCATCATGACCCTGGCCGACCTGAAAAACTATAAAGCGCGCGAAAGGAAAGCCCTGTCTTTTAACTATAAAGGCTATACGATTGTGACCATGCCACTCCCTTCCAGCGGCGGTATCTGCCTGCAGCAAATGATGGGCATGATGGAAAATTACCCGGTGGCGCAATGGGGATTTCATTCTCCCCAAGCCGTGCAGCTGATGATTGAAGTGGAAAGGAGAGCCTACGCCGACCGCGCCCGGTACCTCGGCGATCCTGATTTTGTAAAGGTCCCGGTGGCGCAGCTCACCAGTAAAAAATACCTGGCCACCCGCATGGCGGACTTTGCACCCGGTAAAGCCGGCAGCAGCGAAACCACTAAGGCAGGCACTTTCCCGGAAAGTGAAGAAACCACCCATCTCAGCATTATCGATGACAAAGGCAACGCCGTAGCCGTTACCACCACGCTCAATGGCCACTACGGCAGCCGTACCGTGGCAGGTAAAGCCGGTTTCCTGCTCAACAACGAGATGGACGATTTCAGCGTAAAACCCGGCGTACCTAATATGTACGGCCTTGTAGGCACAGAAGCCAATGCCATCGCCCCCGGCAAACGCATGCTGAGCTCCATGACGCCTACAATCGTGTTACAGGGAAAACAACCGTTGTATTCCCTCGGTACGCCAGGCGGTTCCACCATTATCACCTCCGTTTTCCAGACATTGATGAACACACTTGAGTTCGGCCTTTCACCGGCTGATGCCATCAACAAACCCAAGTTCCACCATCAGTGGCTGCCCGATGAAATAGCTGTGGAAAGAGATTTTCCGGAAGAAGTGATCACTGCGCTGCAACAGATGGGTTATAAAGTCGTGAAACGTAATCCCATCGGCCGTTCCGAAATTATTAAACGGACACCCGGCACACACATGCTCGACGCTGCAGGCGACAAACGGGGCGATGACAGCGCAGCAGGTTATTAA
- a CDS encoding DUF1572 family protein: MQLYLDSALQRFRSYYDMGTKTIERLDTPQLHWQPQGEPNSIAMIVKHLRGNMLSRWTDFLTSDGEKRDRHRDEEFEEDQASKETVLQRWHEGWACLLKAVGSLTPDDLEKTVYIRAEAHSVLDAINRQMTHVPYHVGQMVYIGKMILGENWQSLSIPKGQSEAFNQQKFGNK, encoded by the coding sequence ATGCAACTCTATCTCGACAGCGCGTTACAACGGTTCCGCTCCTATTACGATATGGGCACCAAAACCATTGAACGGCTGGATACGCCCCAGCTGCACTGGCAGCCACAGGGTGAACCCAACAGCATCGCTATGATCGTAAAACACCTGCGCGGCAATATGTTGTCCCGCTGGACAGACTTCCTCACCAGCGATGGTGAGAAACGCGACCGTCACCGTGACGAAGAATTTGAAGAAGACCAGGCCAGCAAAGAAACTGTCCTGCAACGCTGGCACGAAGGCTGGGCATGCCTCCTGAAAGCTGTCGGCAGCCTCACGCCGGACGATCTCGAAAAAACCGTGTACATCCGTGCTGAAGCTCATTCCGTACTCGACGCCATCAACCGGCAAATGACCCATGTGCCCTATCACGTAGGACAGATGGTATATATCGGCAAAATGATTCTGGGCGAAAACTGGCAAAGCCTTTCTATTCCCAAAGGCCAGTCAGAAGCTTTCAACCAGCAAAAATTCGGGAACAAATAA
- a CDS encoding aminotransferase class I/II-fold pyridoxal phosphate-dependent enzyme, whose product MLLHTDITPGRTATVDNRSCLFFSGFSYLGLHQQPAFKSAFMEGIHRYGTLYPSSRAGNVRLSLFEEMEHALCTHLEQQAAVVLSSGYMAAQAAIHYAATRGQLCYAPGAHPALWLGTPQLPAVDRAQWEQETIARVNGDADHHYVIVTDALNPITGEVYAFDWLRLLQRKVLVLIDDSHGIGILGPRGQGSIHLLPGTEQVRYLITASLAKAYSVEGGVVAGHAADIAALKKNGFFTGSTPMMPAGAHAWLQSADLVRQQRMQLQQNVAYFLHLAANSAIHNPHGLPVFILPQPAEKPPLLNYLAERDVIISSFPYPFPHSQPVNRAIISALHTQQDILSLYQFLKEYGY is encoded by the coding sequence ATGCTTCTACACACCGATATTACCCCGGGAAGGACCGCTACAGTTGACAATCGCAGCTGCCTTTTTTTCTCGGGCTTCTCCTATCTCGGTCTACATCAGCAACCCGCTTTTAAAAGCGCCTTCATGGAAGGCATCCACCGTTATGGAACGCTTTATCCCTCTTCCAGGGCGGGCAATGTGCGGTTGTCGCTTTTTGAAGAGATGGAACACGCGCTCTGCACCCACCTGGAGCAGCAGGCCGCAGTAGTGCTTTCTTCCGGTTATATGGCTGCGCAGGCGGCCATCCACTATGCCGCCACCCGTGGCCAGCTCTGTTATGCGCCCGGCGCCCATCCGGCATTGTGGCTTGGCACACCGCAGCTGCCGGCCGTCGACAGGGCACAATGGGAGCAGGAGACGATTGCGCGTGTGAACGGTGACGCAGATCATCATTACGTGATCGTCACCGATGCGCTGAACCCTATCACCGGGGAGGTATATGCTTTCGACTGGCTCCGCCTGTTGCAACGCAAAGTACTGGTACTGATAGACGATTCTCATGGCATCGGCATCCTTGGCCCCCGCGGCCAGGGAAGCATTCACCTGCTGCCCGGCACGGAACAGGTGCGTTATCTTATTACCGCTTCGCTGGCCAAGGCTTACAGCGTAGAAGGCGGTGTAGTGGCGGGCCATGCCGCCGATATCGCCGCACTGAAAAAGAACGGCTTTTTCACGGGCAGCACTCCAATGATGCCGGCCGGCGCGCATGCCTGGCTGCAGTCAGCCGACCTCGTCCGGCAACAACGGATGCAGCTGCAACAGAACGTGGCCTACTTCCTGCACCTGGCGGCCAATTCGGCGATTCACAACCCGCATGGGCTACCGGTGTTCATCCTGCCACAACCGGCAGAAAAACCACCGCTGTTAAACTATCTGGCTGAACGGGATGTTATCATTTCCAGTTTCCCTTACCCGTTTCCCCACAGCCAACCGGTAAACAGGGCCATTATATCTGCACTGCATACCCAGCAGGATATCCTGTCCCTTTACCAGTTCCTGAAAGAATATGGTTATTAA
- a CDS encoding TraB/GumN family protein has product MLRPLKTLAPLLLALLIQLSGHAQGKSLLWKVTGKGLSAPSYLFGTMHLVCKNDLSFAPAVTNALQGAQTMCMEIDLMSNNKDKLQSLIFNQADDYSLRKLFEPSQYAMVDQFFQDSLHFSLAPLDKAKPFMLTTLLMMKQVPCQNQDIAAPDRELATLATTKNIPIATLETVESQMALFDSIPDKTEAEMIVRLVQDIKNNDKEARVMLDTWKQQDLDKLYKLVIQSPDLKDYQDLMLFRRNAAWVPQLEQLMSKGPVFVAVGAAHLAGAKGLIALLRKEGYKVEAVN; this is encoded by the coding sequence ATGTTACGCCCTCTGAAAACCCTCGCTCCCTTGCTCCTGGCGCTGCTGATACAGCTCTCAGGCCATGCACAGGGTAAATCCCTGTTATGGAAAGTAACCGGTAAAGGCCTTAGCGCCCCCTCCTATCTCTTTGGCACCATGCACCTGGTCTGTAAAAATGACTTGTCTTTTGCCCCTGCCGTCACCAACGCCTTGCAGGGCGCCCAGACAATGTGTATGGAAATAGACCTGATGTCCAACAACAAGGACAAACTGCAGTCGCTGATATTCAACCAGGCCGATGACTATTCCCTGCGGAAATTATTCGAGCCTTCACAATACGCCATGGTAGACCAGTTCTTCCAGGACTCCCTGCACTTCAGCCTTGCTCCGCTCGACAAAGCCAAACCTTTTATGCTGACCACCCTGCTGATGATGAAACAGGTACCCTGCCAGAACCAGGACATCGCTGCACCCGACAGGGAGCTGGCCACCCTGGCCACCACCAAAAACATACCCATCGCCACCCTCGAAACAGTGGAATCGCAGATGGCCCTCTTTGACAGTATCCCCGATAAAACAGAAGCAGAAATGATCGTGCGACTGGTACAGGATATCAAGAACAATGACAAGGAAGCCCGCGTGATGCTGGACACCTGGAAACAACAGGACCTTGATAAACTGTACAAATTAGTTATACAATCCCCTGATCTGAAAGATTATCAGGACCTGATGCTCTTTCGCCGTAATGCAGCATGGGTACCACAGCTCGAACAGCTGATGTCCAAAGGGCCGGTGTTCGTTGCCGTAGGCGCCGCACACCTGGCGGGCGCCAAAGGGCTTATTGCTCTTTTAAGAAAAGAAGGATATAAAGTGGAAGCCGTCAACTGA